A genomic region of Pelodiscus sinensis isolate JC-2024 chromosome 17, ASM4963464v1, whole genome shotgun sequence contains the following coding sequences:
- the CNOT6 gene encoding CCR4-NOT transcription complex subunit 6, whose protein sequence is MPKEKYDPPDPRRMYTIMSSEEAANGKKSNWAELEISGKVRSLSSSLWSLTHLTALHLSDNSLSRIPSDIAKLHNLVYLDLSSNKIRSLPAELGNMVSLRELHLNNNLLRVLPFELGKLFQLQTLGLKGNPLTQDILNLYQEPDGTRRLLNYLLDNLAGTAKRISTEQPPPRSWIMLQEPDRTRPTALFSVMCYNVLCDKYATRQLYGYCPSWALNWEYRKKAIMQEILSCNADIISLQEVETEQYYSFFLTELKERGYNGFFSPKSRARTMSEQERKHVDGCAIFFKTEKFILVQKHTVEFNQLAMANSEGSEAMLNRVMTKDNIGVAVLLELRKELIEMSSGKPQLGMEKQLVLVANAHMHWDPEYSDVKLVQTMMFLSEVKNIIDKASRNLKPGVSGELGTIPLVLCADLNSLPDSGVVEYLSTGGVETNHKDFKELRYNESLTNFSCNGKNGTTNGRITHGFKLKSAYENGLMPYTNYTFDFKGIIDYIFYSKPQLNILGILGPLDHHWLIENNISGCPHPLIPSDHFSLFAQLELLLPFLPPVNGIHLPGRR, encoded by the exons GGAAAGTAAGAAGCTTAAGTTCATCTTTGTGGTCACTGACCCATTTGACAGCTTTGCATCTCAGTGACAATTCCTTATCCCGTATTCCTTCAGACATTGCCAAGCTTCACAATCTGGTATATCTGGACCTGTCCTCTAATAAAATCCGCAGTTTACCAGCAGAGCTCGGAAACATGGTGTCACTCAG GGAACTCCATTTAAATAACAACCTGTTACGGGTTCTACCATTTGAGCTGGGAAAACTATTTCAATTACAGACATTAGGTCTGAAAG GAAATCCACTTACACAGGATATACTGAACCTCTACCAGGAACCAGATGGAACACGAAGGCTACTGAATTATTTGCTTGATAATTTGGCAGGTACTGCAAAAAGAA TTTCAACAGAACAGCCACCTCCAAGATCTTGGATTATGTTGCAAGAACCAGACCGAACAAGGCCAACAG CCTTGTTTTCTGTCATGTGTTACAACGTACTTTGTGATAAATATGCCACCCGGCAGTTATATGGCTATTGTCCCTCTTGGGCACTGAACTGGGAGTACAGAAAAAAAGCCATTATGCAGGAAATCTTGAGCTGCAATGCTGACATCATAAGTCTTCAG GAGGTTGAAACTGAACAGTACTACAGTTTTTTCCTGACAGAACTGAAGGAGCGTGGCTATAATGGGTTCTTCAGTCCAAAATCTAGAGCTAGGACAATGTCTGAACAGGAACGAAAACACGTTGATGGTTGtgcaatatttttcaaaacagaaaA ATTCATCTTAGTTCAGAAACATACTGTTGAATTCAATCAGCTAGCGATGGCAAACTCAGAAGGGTCTGAAGCTATGCTAAACAGAGTTATGACAAAAGATAACATTGGAGTTGCTGTGTTGCTAGAGCTGCGAAAGGAATTAATAGAAATGTCAT CTGGAAAGCCACAACTTGGAATGGAGAAGCAGCTAGTTCTTGTAGCTAATGCACATATGCACTGGGACCCAGAATATTCTGATGTGAAGCTGGTTCAGACTATGATGTTCCTCTCTGAAGTAAAGAACATTATTGATAAAGCCTCTCGTAACCTCAAACCTGGAGTTTCGGGAGAACTTGGAACCATTCCACTTGTACTGTGTGCAGATCTCAATTCTCTGCCAGATTCTG GTGTTGTTGAGTACTTGAGCACTGGTGGGGTGGAAACAAACCATAAAGATTTTAAGGAACTGAGGTACAATGAAAGTCTTACCAACTTCAGTTGTAATGGAAAAAATGGAACAACGAATGGAAGGATTACACATGGTTTCAAGTTGAAGAGTGCCTATGAGAATGGCCTAATGCCTTATACGAATTACACATTTGACTTTAAG GGTATTATCGACTACATCTTCTACTCTAAACCTCAGCTAAATATACTTGGCATTCTTGGACCTTTGGATCATCATTGGTTAATAGAGAACAATATAAGTGGCTGTCCACACCCACTCATCCCTTCGGACCACTTCTCACTTTTTGCACAACTGGAGCTTTTGCTGCCTTTCCTGCCCCCGGTAAATGGAATCCATCTCCCTGGCAGGAGGTAG